DNA from Amorphoplanes friuliensis DSM 7358:
GCACCGCGGCGGGGCGCTCCGGCCGAACGTCCGCTCGGTGCACTCCCCCGACCTCGACAGCTGGCTGCAGGAGTGGGACATCCGCAGCGGCCAAGCGAGCGAGAAGGCGCTGGAGCTCTTCCACGCCGCGCCCGGCGGCGTCCGCACGACCCAGCCGTTCTCCACGACGAACCGCTGGGCCACGCTCGACACGGACGCGGCCGAGGGCTGCATCCGCTCGGTCGAGCACGCGTACACGGTTGACGGCGGCCTGGCGATCCTCTTCGGCAACCTCGCCCCGGACGGCTGTGTCGTCAAAACCGCCGGCGTGGCCGAGGAGCTGTGGAAGTTCAGCGGCCCGGCCCGCGTCTTCGAAAGCCAGGACGACGCGGTCGACGGCATCCTCGGCAAACGCGTGCTCGCCGGCGACGTGGTCGTCATCCGCTACGAGGGTCCGCGCGGTGGCCCCGGCATGCAGGAAATGCTCTACCCGACCTCGTTCCTCAAGGGTCGCGGCCTGGGCAAGGCCTGCGCGCTCATCACCGACGGCCGCTTCTCCGGCGGCACCTCGGGCCTCTCCATCGGCCACGTCTCCCCCGAGGCGGCATCCGGCGGTCTCATCGCCCTGGTCCAGACCGGCGACGAGATCACCATCGACATCCCGGGCCGCACGATCACGCTCAACGTCACCGACGAGGAACTGGCCCAGCGGCGGCACGAGGAAGAGCGCCGGCCGAAGCCGTACTCACCGGTCGACCGCCAGCGCACGGTCTCGGCGGCCCTCCGGGCCTACGCCTCGATGGCGACCAGTGCCAGCGACGGCGCCTACCGCAAGGTCCCCGAGTAACCCTTTCCGTACGCACACAGAAGTCGACCGGCCTCCCACGCGAAGCTCCGCGCGGGTCAGGCCGGTCGACCGTCTTCCGGGCTGATCCGGTGGTCCCGCAAACGGCTCGCCGGGATCCCCGAAGCCTGACACCATCGGCGTCATGCAGTCCTGCGGCCCGTCGATGATGCGCCCCCTCGCGGGGTTCTCCGGCGTGCGGTAATCACCCACCGATCGAGTCCCCGCCCTCGTGCGGGGACGACGTCTGTCCGGAGCATCCGGGCGCTCTCGAACGCGTCGAGGAGACGAACTGGTTCTTCCGGCTGTCGCTGTACGAGCGGCGGATCCTCGACGTCCTGGAGTCGGGGCAGGTCCGGATCGAGCCGCCCGAACGCTTTGTCCGGGCGGGTCTGCGGGAAATCAGTGTCTCGCGGCCGGCCGCGCCGACGGCTGGGGCATCCCGGTGCCCGGCGACCCGGACCAGGCGATCTACTGCCCACGAGCATTCTGGTCCACGACTATCCGAGCTCCCGGACCGGATCGACGCGGCCGTCGCCGCGGGCCGGCCTCGGTGGAGGCCGGTCGCGGCGACGGATCAGGACAGGTCGTTGACGCAGCGCAGGACCGGGCGCGTGGTCAGCGCGGTCGGTTCCAGGCCCGCGCCGCCCCGGATCATGAACGTTGCCTGCTCACCCGGCAGCAGCGTCACGCCGGACTCGTCCACCTCGGTGGACGGGTCCAGGCGGTCCGGGTGCAGTGTGAGGTCTCGCAGGATGTTGTGTGCGGTGATACGGACCCGGGCGTCGTCACCGATGGCTTCGAACGTTGCGTCGAACTTGGCCGGTGGCCACGCGATGTCCTTGTCCTCGGCGAAGAACCACCACGCCCGGTGCTCCTCCGCCTCGGCCACCAGGAACTCGTGCGCCGCGTCGCCGGCCGCGCCGACCTCCGCGGGCAACGGCAGCGTGATGGCGGCGCCCGGACCGACGGTTGCGCCGATCGCCACCTCGGCCTCGACAACCCCCGCGACGGTACGCCGGGAGACGGTCGCCGACAGCGGCCAGTCCTCGGCGGAGTCGTTGACCGCCACCAGATGCGGCACGCCGTCCCGGGGCTGAACGGTCAGCAGCCGTGGGGCGTACGAGCGGCGCAACGCGTACCAGAGGGGCTTTTTGCGACCGTCGCCGTCGACCGCGGCCCAGGAGGTGACCGGCCAGCAGTCGTTGAGCTGCCACATGATCGCGCCCATGCAGACGGGTCGCAACGACCGGAAGTGCTCGATGCCGACCGACAGTGCGCGGGCCTGGTTGAGCTGTGTCAGGAAGTGCCAGTCGTCGAAGTCGCGTGGCGCGGGCAGGTGCGCGTCGAGACCCCGTTGCAGTTTGCCGTCGCCGCCGATCGCCTTCTGGTGCGCCTGCATGCCCGGCGAGTCGTGGGTCAGTGGCTCGTCGGAGATGGCCCGGCGCAGCGTCGCGTACACCGGTGGCGCCTGGTATCCGAACTCCGCGACGAACCGCGGCCGGTACTCGCGGTACTTGAGGTAGTCGTCGGTGTTCCAGACGTCCCAGATGTGCGTCGTCCCGTACGCGGGGTCGTTCGGATGTTTGTCGTTACGCCCCGAGTACGGGCTGCCCGGCCAGTACGGCCGGCTCGGGTCCTCCTCGGCGACGATGCGCGGCAGCACGTCGAAGTAGAAGCCGGCGCCCCACGACTTGTCACCGAGGCTGTCCTTCCAGCCCCAGTCCTCGTGACCCCAGATGTTCTCGTTGTTGCCCGTCCACATCATCAGGCTGGGGTGACTCGACAGCCGCACCACGTTCTCGCGCGCCTCCGCCGCCAATTCGGTGGCAAAGGGCTCCTCCTCCGGGTACGCCGCACAAGCGAACAGGAAGTCCTGCCCCACCATCAGGCCCAGCTCGTCGGCGAGGTCGTAGAAGTCCTCCGACTCGTACCGGCCGCCACCCCAGATCCGCAGGTAGTTGACGTTCGCGTCGATCGCCTGGGTGAACCGGGCCGCGAGGCGTTCGCGGGTGACCCGGTTGGCGAAGACGTCGTCCGGGATCCAGTTGACACCCCGGACGAACACCGGCGTCTCGTTGACGAGCAGCGTGAAGGCACTGCCCTCGCTGTCCGGCGTGGTGTCGACGCGTACCGATCGGAAGCCGATCTTGCGGTGCCAGGTGTCCAGGGGTGCGGCGTCCGGCCCGGCCAGGGTCACGTCGAGGTCGTAACGGGGCTGGTTCCCGTACCCTCTCGGCCACCAGAGCTGGGGATCGTCGACCGTGAGGGAAAGGACGGCCTCGTCCTCCTCGGTCTGGATCTGCATGCGCCGGCCGGCGACGGTCGCGGCCAGCGTGACCGGCCCGGCGGTCTCCCGCTCGAGGCGCACGCGAACGTCGACCGTGCCCACACCGTCGGCCACCGCGACCTGCGGGCGGACCTCGGCGAGGCGCGCCACCGACCAGCTGTGCAGGCCGATCGGCTGCCAGATCCCGGCGGTGACGAGCGTCGGGCCCCAGTCCCAGCCGAAGTTGCAGGCCATCTTGCGGATGAAGTTGAACGGCTCCGGGTAGGCGTTCGGCCGGTCACCGAGCCGCTCCTGCTGCGCCTCGGCGTAGCTGTAGGCGGAGTCGAAACGGACGCGGAGCTGGTTTTCGCCGTCGCGGAGCACCTCACGGGCGTCGAAGCGGTAGCCGCGGTGCATGTTGGCGGTGCGGCCGAGCTCGACACCGTTGAGGATGACGGTGGCGACGGTGTCCAGGCCCGCGCAGACCAGGTCCGCGCGCCCGTCACCCCGCGTGTGCTGGAAGACGGTCTCGTAGACCCAGTCGGTACGCCCGATCCAGGCGAGTTTCTTCTCGTTCTCGTCCAGGTACGGGTCGTCGATCAGGCCCGCGGCGAGCAGGTCGGTGTGCACACAGCCGGGCACCACGGCGGCGACGCTGTCCACGTCGCCGCCGGTGAGCGCCCAACCATCGTGCAAAGGTCGGTACGAGGTCACAACACTCCTCATCAGGACTTGACGGCGCCTTCCATGATCCCCCGAACGATCTGCCGCCCGCCCAGCAACAGCAGCACGAGCAGTGGGACAGTCGCCGCGAAGGCGCCGGCGAGCACCCGGCGGTAGATCACGTAGTTGCCGCTCGCCAGGTCGGAGAGCGCCACCATCGACGTCGGGAACTCGGTGCCGTTGAGCTGGATCAACGGCCACTGGAACTCGTTCCAGGTCGCCACGAAGGTGAGCAGACCCAGCACGGCCAGCGCCGGACGGATGGCCGGCAACACGATGCTCCAGTAGACGCGCATGGTCAGCGCGCCGTCCATCCGGGCGGACTCGACCAGCTCGTCCGGCACCGAGTGCATGATGAACTGCCGCATGTAGAAGACGCCGAACGCACTGACCAGGAACGGCGCGATGACCGACAGCAGGGTGCCGTTCCAGCCGAGCTTGCCCATCAGGATGTAGAGCGCGACGATGCCGAGCTGGTTGGGCACGGTCAGCGTCAGGATCACCACGACCATGAGCTTGTCGCGGCCGGGGAACCGCAGCTTGGCAAAGGCAAAACCGGCCAGCGAGCAGAAGAACAGCGTCGACACCGTGACCACGGAGGCGACGATGAAACTGTTGATCAGCGACGCCGCGAAGTAGACCTGCTGCAGGGTGAAGACCTCGCGCAGGTTGTTCATCAGCTCGCCGCCGGGAACCACGGACGGCGGGATCTGCGAGACTGCCTCGTCGGTGCTGGTGGCGATGACGAACATC
Protein-coding regions in this window:
- a CDS encoding glycosyl hydrolase 2 galactose-binding domain-containing protein translates to MRSVVTSYRPLHDGWALTGGDVDSVAAVVPGCVHTDLLAAGLIDDPYLDENEKKLAWIGRTDWVYETVFQHTRGDGRADLVCAGLDTVATVILNGVELGRTANMHRGYRFDAREVLRDGENQLRVRFDSAYSYAEAQQERLGDRPNAYPEPFNFIRKMACNFGWDWGPTLVTAGIWQPIGLHSWSVARLAEVRPQVAVADGVGTVDVRVRLERETAGPVTLAATVAGRRMQIQTEEDEAVLSLTVDDPQLWWPRGYGNQPRYDLDVTLAGPDAAPLDTWHRKIGFRSVRVDTTPDSEGSAFTLLVNETPVFVRGVNWIPDDVFANRVTRERLAARFTQAIDANVNYLRIWGGGRYESEDFYDLADELGLMVGQDFLFACAAYPEEEPFATELAAEARENVVRLSSHPSLMMWTGNNENIWGHEDWGWKDSLGDKSWGAGFYFDVLPRIVAEEDPSRPYWPGSPYSGRNDKHPNDPAYGTTHIWDVWNTDDYLKYREYRPRFVAEFGYQAPPVYATLRRAISDEPLTHDSPGMQAHQKAIGGDGKLQRGLDAHLPAPRDFDDWHFLTQLNQARALSVGIEHFRSLRPVCMGAIMWQLNDCWPVTSWAAVDGDGRKKPLWYALRRSYAPRLLTVQPRDGVPHLVAVNDSAEDWPLSATVSRRTVAGVVEAEVAIGATVGPGAAITLPLPAEVGAAGDAAHEFLVAEAEEHRAWWFFAEDKDIAWPPAKFDATFEAIGDDARVRITAHNILRDLTLHPDRLDPSTEVDESGVTLLPGEQATFMIRGGAGLEPTALTTRPVLRCVNDLS
- a CDS encoding carbohydrate ABC transporter permease — translated: MTTTAPRLNPRRRAEIGRAPQDTRGTWRTYVALVAFLALSAFPLYWMFVIATSTDEAVSQIPPSVVPGGELMNNLREVFTLQQVYFAASLINSFIVASVVTVSTLFFCSLAGFAFAKLRFPGRDKLMVVVILTLTVPNQLGIVALYILMGKLGWNGTLLSVIAPFLVSAFGVFYMRQFIMHSVPDELVESARMDGALTMRVYWSIVLPAIRPALAVLGLLTFVATWNEFQWPLIQLNGTEFPTSMVALSDLASGNYVIYRRVLAGAFAATVPLLVLLLLGGRQIVRGIMEGAVKS